One window of the Pseudobdellovibrionaceae bacterium genome contains the following:
- a CDS encoding DUF3106 domain-containing protein → MNRREFFKQSILSLAVLPTLTKTLGALAQEDSSPSTKRMAQIRERWNTLSPEQREQVKQRWARFKSLPPNKRKRIIRAWKRFKNLPPARRQEVRRKWQRFQQLPPQRRRMLRQRFIKWKSLPPEKRQELRRKYLQNRRRNAYLLRRMQMQKMRQQQGK, encoded by the coding sequence ATGAATCGGCGTGAGTTTTTTAAACAAAGCATTTTGAGCTTGGCCGTTTTACCAACCCTAACTAAGACATTAGGTGCCTTGGCTCAAGAGGATTCGTCTCCCTCGACAAAGCGCATGGCGCAGATTCGTGAAAGATGGAACACCCTTTCACCTGAGCAACGCGAGCAAGTGAAGCAGAGGTGGGCAAGGTTTAAAAGTCTGCCACCAAATAAACGCAAGCGCATCATCAGGGCCTGGAAAAGATTTAAGAATCTTCCTCCGGCCCGCCGACAAGAAGTACGAAGAAAGTGGCAGCGCTTCCAGCAGTTGCCTCCACAGAGGCGACGTATGCTTCGTCAGAGGTTTATAAAGTGGAAGAGCCTTCCGCCGGAGAAACGTCAGGAGCTACGAAGAAAGTACCTACAAAACCGCCGCCGCAATGCCTATCTATTGCGGCGTATGCAGATGCAAAAAATGAGACAGCAACAAGGAAAATGA
- a CDS encoding acyltransferase family protein, producing MRRRLSDYQVNEDVLDPVARAVTWFGKVYNDYEVEGLENIPTKGPALVVFYHGLVPLDLWYCGLLYYLETGRKARALGDNFLFKVPGLGWLVSALGGVPGDPDLAVKLLKEGNVVGVSPGGVREAISGADNDYKLMWGQRQGFARVALEAQVPIVPGFTRNVEGLYRAPFAGTDFIQNLYEKTRWPLVPILGVGALPFPVKLVSHIGKPIPYDPKDTPTTLVEKTRQALEVLIENNQPKDSSVLSGMEENWLSRLKK from the coding sequence GTGAGGCGAAGGCTGAGCGATTACCAAGTCAATGAAGATGTCCTGGACCCGGTGGCCCGGGCCGTGACCTGGTTTGGGAAGGTCTATAACGACTATGAAGTTGAGGGCCTGGAGAATATTCCCACCAAGGGGCCGGCTCTCGTGGTGTTTTATCATGGGCTCGTCCCTCTTGATCTCTGGTATTGTGGCCTCCTTTACTATCTGGAGACTGGCCGCAAGGCTAGGGCTCTCGGCGATAATTTTCTATTCAAGGTCCCTGGCCTAGGCTGGTTGGTTTCGGCATTAGGTGGCGTACCGGGCGATCCCGATTTGGCAGTGAAGCTCCTCAAAGAAGGCAATGTCGTTGGTGTTTCTCCTGGTGGAGTCCGCGAGGCCATTTCTGGGGCCGACAACGACTACAAACTGATGTGGGGACAACGACAGGGGTTTGCCCGGGTCGCTCTTGAAGCCCAGGTTCCCATCGTCCCCGGTTTTACACGAAATGTGGAAGGGCTTTATCGCGCTCCATTTGCCGGGACGGACTTCATTCAGAATCTCTACGAAAAAACTCGCTGGCCCTTGGTCCCTATTCTTGGTGTCGGCGCCTTACCTTTTCCTGTTAAACTGGTCTCCCACATTGGCAAACCGATTCCTTATGACCCAAAAGACACACCAACAACTTTAGTGGAGAAAACTCGGCAGGCGCTTGAAGTCCTGATTGAAAATAACCAACCAAAGGACAGTAGCGTTCTCTCTGGCATGGAAGAGAATTGGTTGAGTCGTCTTAAAAAATAA
- a CDS encoding DUF1175 family protein — protein sequence MRAFVLIFFILFQLLAQADTMGPSPYQEQKLARAALLLAESITGNWDPGQRDCAGFIRFVYRTGLHLPSDIWKNLNGEWTDYVGAAELISANFSIATRQPTQSELVTGDVLVYYNPTKPPTEAWHLMMIVKAPDKGSNQALVVYHNGDRGPKAAVRKVRWSNLFDQTSLWQPTPSNPIFQGVYRWRGWSQPKTLKLEISNLNNKDAP from the coding sequence TTGAGAGCCTTTGTCCTCATCTTCTTTATCCTCTTTCAACTCTTGGCCCAGGCGGACACCATGGGCCCAAGCCCTTACCAAGAGCAGAAATTGGCTCGTGCGGCTTTGCTGCTCGCTGAATCCATTACGGGGAACTGGGATCCTGGGCAACGAGATTGCGCCGGATTCATTCGCTTTGTCTATCGCACTGGCCTCCACCTTCCTTCTGATATTTGGAAAAACCTCAATGGCGAATGGACGGATTATGTCGGGGCCGCCGAATTGATCAGTGCCAATTTCAGCATTGCCACTCGTCAGCCTACCCAATCAGAGTTAGTCACGGGGGATGTTCTCGTCTACTACAATCCCACGAAACCTCCAACCGAAGCCTGGCATCTGATGATGATTGTTAAGGCACCCGACAAAGGATCTAACCAGGCGCTTGTGGTTTACCACAATGGTGACCGGGGACCTAAGGCGGCGGTCCGCAAAGTTCGTTGGTCCAATTTGTTCGATCAAACCTCTCTTTGGCAACCCACTCCCAGCAATCCCATTTTCCAGGGCGTTTACCGCTGGAGGGGCTGGTCCCAACCAAAGACCCTAAAATTAGAGATCTCTAATCTTAATAATAAGGACGCACCATGA
- a CDS encoding RNA polymerase sigma factor, translating to MSHLTDDELMKRLAQGDQRAFAELFERHAGKILGYACRLMGDKAKAEDVSQDVWLKVVKAAPSYTGSGHFIAWAYTLTRNRALNVIRNSKRLDEAISVGGGDEGVDVPDREELEEKVMNLAEVERVKQEIDKLPDAQRVALVTWLTEDMTYDELAAHMDTSVSAVKSLLFRARRSLEEALGVRS from the coding sequence ATGAGTCATTTGACTGACGATGAGCTGATGAAACGGCTGGCCCAAGGGGATCAGCGGGCGTTTGCGGAATTGTTTGAACGTCACGCGGGAAAGATCCTGGGCTATGCCTGTCGCCTTATGGGTGACAAAGCAAAGGCAGAAGATGTCTCCCAGGATGTGTGGCTCAAAGTGGTGAAAGCCGCTCCAAGTTACACTGGGAGCGGGCATTTTATCGCCTGGGCCTACACTCTGACCCGCAATCGGGCACTCAACGTGATTCGCAACTCCAAGCGCCTGGATGAGGCCATTTCGGTGGGGGGAGGCGACGAAGGAGTCGATGTCCCTGACCGGGAGGAGCTGGAAGAAAAGGTGATGAACTTAGCAGAGGTGGAAAGAGTGAAACAGGAAATCGACAAATTGCCAGATGCTCAGCGGGTGGCGCTGGTAACCTGGCTCACAGAGGATATGACCTATGATGAGCTGGCGGCTCACATGGACACTTCTGTATCAGCAGTGAAGAGCCTCCTGTTTCGCGCACGACGAAGTCTTGAAGAAGCACTGGGAGTGAGATCGTGA
- a CDS encoding PD40 domain-containing protein codes for MRRHLALLLLILCLNLPAIAASVDPAIDWKVIRTPHFKVIYDQKMRTVARLYAWQAERAYAFLKPIFKEAPDLTHVIITDTSDFANGYAGFLPLPLITVFPVMPSTLDSVSYYDNWAAELMIHEYTHILTFEPTAGFYTPLRYVFGSLIHPTGLLPSWWQEGLAVEMETRFTTKGRLRSPGYGVNLRNSVMNESLRKETLDRINEGDIPSWPFGQRPYMFGSLIWNKLITESEEAQEIAPNLLSRYSRRFPFFLNAPLQEKTGKTYQQVLAELYGQVEERAREQLTRIEQSKLKDETRLSHPGTGQHSPVISPNGRYLAYLAYIPRQAGELRLVERPEDSDVSFSTLPYRVARKISGTSRVSWLPDSSGFVFDQMKTYKRYYRYRDLYLHNLNNKTTVRLTHGARATEPSVSPDGNKIVFVQQAAATTTLAVYDIEKEKIIPLFKPPKLQMRISNPEFVTANEVIFSARNLRGQEGLYRISLNNPKPIAMISEFRPARQPRMTPFGLLFVSDKTGVPNLYIANKSLTGARPLTNTKTQIVNAEADRATKELIYSQSSADGAHLYFSKNVNTANPPTLDPFIEGRWKNPPAGPKLSEVKMKDEDFSSWPYLYPRYWIPFIYPVEGGILFQGTTSAGDPLGKHSYAMDASYDTVTKKPSYGVSYLNGQTSIDWNLFYTETQDYLAGFDVTLTNRATGTNAGFYLPKLSDRWRGGLGYVYVETETVSAKFKRQGPSALFSYSTFISGEEGDGEDDEPSDEDQLDDYNTQVSIGHTQYQEGEELLDYGRTSFSWHQVITKWLPARHSFVTQLRGAFAPEMDLGYVVTLGDKTVGGNYIASLVTSSFLMRGYPSTAFVGRKILNANLEYRFPLADIFRGRDLLPIFFKDISATVFADAVAVDGGAFDPEVGGYKRVELDKQFFSAGLEFKLRTTMAYQFPVTYIIGAYYGFDQEMQGGFHPFLGIGIGGISDIKKGSQL; via the coding sequence ATGAGACGACATCTTGCTTTGCTTCTACTGATTCTCTGCCTAAATCTTCCCGCCATCGCCGCCTCGGTGGACCCGGCTATCGATTGGAAAGTCATTCGCACGCCGCACTTTAAGGTCATTTACGATCAGAAAATGCGAACAGTTGCTCGTCTCTATGCCTGGCAGGCGGAGAGAGCCTATGCCTTTCTCAAGCCCATTTTCAAAGAGGCTCCGGATCTTACCCATGTTATTATCACTGACACCAGCGACTTCGCCAACGGCTATGCTGGGTTTTTACCTCTGCCGCTGATTACAGTGTTCCCTGTCATGCCCAGCACTCTCGATTCTGTTTCCTATTATGACAATTGGGCGGCAGAGCTGATGATCCATGAGTACACCCACATCCTGACCTTTGAGCCGACGGCCGGTTTTTACACACCTCTTCGCTACGTTTTCGGGTCTCTGATTCACCCTACTGGCCTTCTCCCCTCCTGGTGGCAAGAGGGTCTTGCTGTTGAAATGGAAACCCGATTTACAACGAAAGGACGACTGCGCTCGCCGGGCTATGGCGTCAATCTGAGAAATAGTGTAATGAATGAAAGCCTGCGTAAGGAAACTCTTGACCGCATCAATGAGGGCGACATCCCCTCGTGGCCCTTTGGTCAGCGCCCCTATATGTTTGGATCTCTCATCTGGAACAAATTGATCACCGAATCCGAAGAAGCTCAGGAAATCGCCCCCAACCTCCTGTCCCGATACTCCCGCCGGTTTCCCTTTTTCCTCAACGCTCCACTGCAAGAGAAAACCGGCAAAACCTACCAACAGGTATTGGCTGAACTCTACGGTCAGGTTGAAGAAAGAGCCCGAGAGCAGCTCACGCGGATTGAACAATCTAAGCTTAAGGATGAAACTCGACTAAGCCACCCGGGAACAGGACAACACAGTCCCGTAATCAGTCCTAACGGACGCTATCTGGCCTATTTAGCCTACATCCCTCGGCAAGCCGGTGAGCTGCGCTTAGTAGAAAGACCCGAAGACTCAGACGTTAGCTTTTCCACACTTCCCTACAGAGTGGCGCGAAAAATCTCAGGCACTTCCCGAGTAAGCTGGCTGCCAGACTCCTCAGGTTTTGTCTTTGATCAAATGAAAACCTACAAACGCTACTACCGATACCGGGATCTTTACCTTCACAATCTCAACAATAAAACGACAGTGCGCCTGACCCATGGGGCCCGCGCAACTGAACCCTCAGTCAGTCCCGACGGCAACAAAATTGTTTTTGTTCAACAGGCGGCCGCGACAACCACCCTGGCCGTCTATGATATTGAAAAAGAGAAAATTATCCCTTTGTTTAAACCGCCAAAGCTGCAAATGCGCATCTCGAATCCCGAGTTTGTGACAGCCAACGAAGTCATCTTCTCTGCACGCAACTTACGCGGACAGGAAGGCCTTTACCGCATAAGTCTCAACAACCCCAAACCGATTGCCATGATTTCTGAGTTTCGCCCCGCAAGACAGCCACGCATGACACCCTTTGGTTTACTATTTGTATCCGACAAGACCGGAGTTCCAAACCTTTACATTGCCAACAAATCCCTGACTGGCGCCCGTCCACTGACCAACACCAAAACCCAGATCGTCAATGCCGAGGCCGACCGGGCCACCAAAGAGTTGATCTATAGCCAGAGCTCCGCGGATGGTGCTCATCTCTATTTTTCCAAAAACGTGAACACTGCCAATCCTCCCACCCTGGATCCCTTTATTGAGGGCCGCTGGAAAAACCCTCCTGCGGGCCCCAAGCTTTCTGAAGTCAAAATGAAGGATGAGGATTTTTCATCCTGGCCTTACCTGTATCCCCGCTACTGGATTCCTTTTATCTATCCGGTGGAGGGTGGGATTTTGTTTCAAGGAACCACCTCGGCCGGGGATCCTTTGGGCAAACACAGTTATGCCATGGATGCCTCCTATGATACGGTCACCAAAAAACCTAGCTATGGGGTGTCCTATTTAAATGGCCAAACCTCCATTGACTGGAACTTGTTTTACACCGAAACCCAGGACTATCTTGCCGGCTTTGATGTGACACTCACCAATAGAGCCACCGGAACCAACGCTGGATTTTATCTCCCCAAATTGAGCGATCGCTGGCGAGGCGGACTGGGCTATGTCTATGTGGAGACAGAAACCGTGTCGGCCAAGTTCAAACGGCAAGGCCCATCTGCCTTATTCTCCTATTCTACCTTTATCAGTGGCGAGGAGGGGGATGGGGAAGATGACGAACCAAGCGATGAAGACCAACTGGATGACTACAACACACAAGTATCAATTGGGCACACTCAGTACCAAGAGGGTGAAGAACTCCTGGATTATGGTCGCACCAGCTTTTCCTGGCACCAGGTCATTACCAAGTGGCTTCCTGCCCGCCACAGCTTTGTCACACAATTGAGAGGTGCATTCGCGCCAGAAATGGACTTAGGCTATGTGGTCACCCTTGGAGATAAAACTGTTGGTGGCAACTACATTGCTAGTCTGGTGACCAGCTCGTTTTTAATGCGGGGCTATCCGTCCACCGCTTTTGTTGGCCGCAAGATACTCAACGCTAACCTTGAATATCGCTTTCCCTTGGCGGACATATTTAGAGGGAGAGATCTTTTGCCCATATTTTTCAAAGACATTTCTGCCACCGTCTTTGCCGATGCCGTGGCGGTCGATGGGGGAGCCTTTGATCCCGAGGTTGGTGGCTACAAGAGAGTCGAACTGGACAAGCAATTCTTTTCCGCCGGCCTTGAATTCAAACTGCGCACCACCATGGCCTACCAATTCCCGGTCACCTATATCATCGGTGCCTACTACGGATTTGATCAGGAAATGCAAGGGGGATTTCACCCCTTTCTGGGAATCGGCATCGGCGGTATCAGTGACATCAAAAAGGGATCGCAGTTATGA
- a CDS encoding DUF2135 domain-containing protein has protein sequence MRILFPTILAFVLLLVSQESIAGRGGASGAVVGQGKEPVTITITSPKGGWTVDRMVKVEGAVSDTSVNPITISINGDRYLIRTTGGEFRRKFPVTAGKNVLSVQAANQAGTFKTAKTFYAKVNPVPLLAVLTSDTDNVYTDLHIYEPGADLTDPVTQSKDQHEHIFWAHTQSKTGGNFYLNEQAGSYDQPGYGPYLYTHKSPPLGVYRVDANYWPSGDKAHVVATLNVVLFGGTSKEVRKTIRNPLVMPGETVTMAFVRVDKNQIGYIYAPTADPKPKGTSIWPQWVLDFNPRQKSSGSDYDDGEEY, from the coding sequence ATGAGAATACTTTTCCCTACCATCCTCGCATTCGTTCTCCTCCTTGTCTCCCAGGAGAGTATAGCCGGTCGCGGTGGAGCTTCCGGGGCTGTAGTTGGCCAAGGCAAAGAGCCGGTGACTATCACCATCACCTCGCCCAAAGGTGGGTGGACTGTCGATCGCATGGTGAAAGTGGAAGGGGCGGTCAGTGACACCTCCGTCAATCCCATCACCATTAGTATTAATGGCGACCGCTATCTGATTCGCACCACCGGTGGCGAGTTTCGTAGAAAGTTTCCGGTCACTGCTGGCAAGAATGTCTTGTCCGTACAGGCGGCCAACCAGGCTGGCACGTTTAAGACGGCCAAGACATTTTATGCCAAGGTCAACCCGGTTCCTTTATTGGCTGTTTTGACCAGTGACACCGACAACGTCTACACCGATTTGCATATCTATGAGCCCGGTGCTGACCTGACAGATCCGGTCACGCAAAGTAAAGACCAACACGAACACATTTTTTGGGCCCACACCCAGTCCAAGACTGGGGGCAATTTTTACCTCAATGAACAGGCCGGAAGTTACGATCAGCCCGGCTATGGTCCTTACCTCTACACTCACAAGTCGCCTCCCCTTGGTGTTTATCGTGTTGATGCCAACTATTGGCCCAGCGGGGACAAAGCTCATGTGGTCGCTACCCTCAACGTGGTATTGTTTGGTGGCACGTCCAAAGAAGTGCGCAAAACAATTCGCAACCCTCTGGTGATGCCCGGCGAAACCGTGACCATGGCTTTTGTTCGCGTGGACAAAAACCAAATCGGCTACATCTATGCCCCGACCGCTGACCCCAAACCAAAGGGCACCTCGATTTGGCCGCAATGGGTGCTCGACTTCAATCCACGGCAAAAGAGCTCGGGCTCCGACTATGACGACGGAGAAGAGTATTGA
- a CDS encoding class II glutamine amidotransferase yields the protein MCRLFGFRSVIQSQVHRSLIGADNALANQSSSHPDGWGVAYYVSDSPHLIRSAQAAFEDNLFSRVSGVVSSETVMAHIRRATNGNINPLNTHPFQYGRWVFAHNGNIKNFPQHRNRLLSAVAPRLRRFILGETDSEVFFYLILSKLSARVDLSRKGCPVQDLAEAARAAVAEVVSLAGEVHAKDDGPSGETYLTFLLTDGEAMLAHQGGKNLYYSTYKNRCGERDTCPSFSFECENATKTGYINHLIFSSEPLSGENVWIPLKFGEMIGVDWGMKMTHF from the coding sequence ATGTGCCGCCTGTTTGGCTTTCGATCCGTCATTCAGAGCCAGGTTCACCGCAGTCTGATTGGAGCGGATAATGCACTGGCTAACCAGAGTTCATCCCATCCGGATGGTTGGGGAGTGGCCTACTACGTCTCAGATTCTCCTCACCTGATTCGATCGGCTCAGGCAGCTTTTGAAGACAATCTATTTAGCCGCGTGTCAGGGGTGGTCTCATCAGAAACAGTGATGGCTCATATTCGCCGTGCTACCAATGGAAATATTAATCCTCTTAACACTCATCCCTTTCAGTACGGTCGCTGGGTTTTTGCCCACAATGGGAACATCAAGAATTTTCCCCAGCATAGGAACCGGCTTCTGTCGGCTGTGGCCCCTAGACTGAGAAGGTTTATTCTTGGGGAGACAGACAGCGAAGTATTCTTTTATTTGATTCTCAGTAAGCTGTCGGCCCGGGTGGATTTGAGCCGCAAGGGCTGCCCTGTTCAGGATTTGGCGGAGGCTGCTCGAGCGGCTGTTGCTGAAGTGGTGTCCCTGGCTGGTGAAGTTCACGCTAAGGATGATGGCCCATCGGGCGAGACGTATCTAACCTTTCTCCTAACAGATGGAGAAGCCATGCTCGCCCACCAGGGTGGTAAGAATCTCTATTACAGCACCTACAAGAACCGCTGTGGAGAAAGAGACACTTGCCCGAGCTTTTCCTTTGAATGTGAAAATGCCACCAAGACGGGGTACATCAACCACCTCATTTTTTCCAGTGAACCCCTCAGTGGCGAGAATGTATGGATTCCACTTAAGTTCGGGGAAATGATTGGCGTGGATTGGGGCATGAAAATGACCCACTTTTAA